In the genome of Deinococcus deserti VCD115, one region contains:
- a CDS encoding vWA domain-containing protein, with product MARITRYSKFEGELDQLESSELMQMIQEALLGQGMNDPYDPDPNARPSMDDLFDAILEALAERGMIPEDQLLEAMQSDDVRETQLGQQIQRLMDKLQQDGFIRKEFDDADGQGGAGQGGEATFQLTDKSIDFLGYKSLRDLMGGLGRSSAGAHDTREYASGVEMSGELKSYEFGDTMNLDTTATLGNVISKGFDQLEESDLVIRQAEYNSSAATVVMLDCSHSMILYGEDRFTPAKQVALALAHLIRTQYPGDTLKFVLFHDSAEEVPVSKLAQAQIGPYHTNTAGGLRLAQQLLKRENKDMKQIVMITDGKPSALTLPDGRIYKNAYGLDPYVLGATLREVANCRRSGIQVNTFMLARDPELVGFVRRVSEMTRGKAYFTTPQNIGQYVLMDFVTNKTKMVN from the coding sequence ATGGCGCGGATAACGCGGTACAGCAAGTTCGAGGGGGAACTGGATCAGCTTGAAAGCAGTGAGCTGATGCAGATGATTCAAGAAGCGCTGCTGGGGCAGGGCATGAATGATCCCTACGACCCCGACCCCAACGCGCGCCCCAGCATGGATGATCTGTTCGACGCAATTCTGGAGGCGCTGGCCGAGCGGGGCATGATTCCCGAAGATCAGCTGCTGGAGGCCATGCAGTCCGACGACGTGCGCGAGACCCAACTCGGTCAGCAGATTCAGCGCCTGATGGACAAGCTGCAGCAGGACGGGTTTATTCGCAAGGAGTTTGATGACGCTGACGGTCAGGGCGGCGCAGGACAGGGCGGCGAGGCAACCTTTCAGCTGACCGACAAGAGCATCGATTTCCTGGGCTACAAAAGCCTGCGTGATCTCATGGGCGGCCTGGGCCGCAGCAGTGCGGGTGCCCACGACACCCGTGAGTACGCCTCGGGCGTCGAAATGAGCGGGGAGCTCAAAAGCTACGAGTTCGGGGACACCATGAACCTGGACACCACGGCCACGCTGGGCAACGTGATTTCCAAGGGCTTTGATCAGCTGGAGGAATCGGATCTGGTGATCCGCCAGGCCGAGTACAACTCCTCGGCGGCCACGGTGGTGATGCTGGACTGCTCGCACTCCATGATCCTGTACGGTGAGGACCGCTTTACACCGGCCAAGCAGGTGGCCCTGGCCCTGGCGCACCTGATCCGCACCCAGTACCCCGGCGACACCCTGAAGTTCGTGCTGTTTCACGACAGCGCCGAGGAGGTGCCGGTCAGCAAGCTGGCGCAGGCGCAGATCGGTCCGTACCACACCAATACTGCCGGTGGCCTGAGGCTGGCGCAGCAGCTCCTGAAGCGCGAGAACAAGGACATGAAGCAGATCGTGATGATCACCGACGGTAAGCCCTCGGCCCTCACGCTGCCGGACGGCCGCATCTACAAGAACGCCTACGGCCTGGACCCCTACGTGCTGGGCGCCACCCTGCGCGAGGTCGCCAACTGCAGGCGCAGCGGCATTCAGGTCAACACCTTCATGCTGGCGCGCGACCCGGAACTGGTGGGGTTCGTGCGGCGGGTCTCGGAAATGACGCGTGGCAAGGCCTACTTCACCACGCCGCAGAACATCGGTCAGTACGTGCTGATGGACTTCGTGACCAACAAGACCAAGATGGTGAATTAG
- a CDS encoding DinB family protein: protein MPVNPAETYARNFLMHRGALMDLYAQLPEDQGTFSAWEGGMTFIGLADHLSGSCQRLLSMVAGEKPGAVASSATLQEARGRLETTGEQIARAIRAMGPEDLERRVVAFGGREMPAAALLDAMVSHEAHHKGQVWMMARMLGIKPPMYIKMG, encoded by the coding sequence ATGCCTGTCAATCCTGCCGAGACCTACGCCCGCAACTTCCTGATGCACCGCGGCGCGCTGATGGACCTGTACGCCCAGTTGCCGGAGGACCAGGGCACCTTCAGCGCCTGGGAGGGCGGCATGACCTTTATCGGTCTGGCTGACCACCTGTCGGGCAGCTGTCAGCGCCTTCTGTCCATGGTTGCCGGAGAGAAGCCGGGGGCCGTGGCCAGCAGCGCCACACTGCAGGAGGCCCGGGGCCGTCTGGAAACGACCGGTGAGCAGATTGCCAGGGCTATCCGCGCCATGGGCCCGGAGGATCTGGAACGCCGTGTGGTCGCCTTCGGGGGCCGCGAGATGCCGGCAGCCGCGTTGCTTGACGCCATGGTCAGCCACGAGGCCCATCACAAGGGACAGGTGTGGATGATGGCCCGCATGCTGGGCATCAAGCCACCGATGTACATCAAGATGGGCTGA
- the mscL gene encoding large conductance mechanosensitive channel protein MscL, with protein sequence MLSGFQKFLMRGNLIDLAVGVIIGAAFNGVVKSFTDGVIMPIIGIFGGIPNFDRLTFEINGSVFKYGLFLTALVNFLITGAVIYFFVITPVNRLMERFKQEDKPAAAEPSNQEKLLAEIRDELRRRPGPPA encoded by the coding sequence ATGCTGAGTGGTTTTCAGAAGTTCCTGATGCGCGGCAACCTGATCGATCTGGCCGTGGGCGTGATTATCGGCGCGGCGTTCAACGGCGTGGTCAAGTCCTTTACCGACGGCGTGATCATGCCGATCATCGGGATTTTCGGCGGAATCCCGAATTTTGACAGGCTCACTTTTGAAATCAATGGAAGCGTCTTCAAATATGGACTCTTTCTGACAGCGCTGGTGAATTTCCTGATCACCGGGGCCGTGATCTACTTTTTTGTCATCACGCCTGTCAACCGCCTGATGGAACGCTTCAAGCAGGAGGACAAACCAGCGGCGGCAGAGCCCAGCAACCAGGAAAAGCTCCTCGCGGAAATCCGCGACGAGTTGCGCCGGCGGCCTGGACCGCCTGCCTGA
- a CDS encoding radical SAM protein: protein MTAAEALHDQIYPAPIKAVEAGSPAERAGVRPGDVLLRVNGQAVTDVLAYRHLLTQGQATLEIARPHEAPRIMTGVPGTAQDHHRLLLSAPPSLDDTFTFTVEWEDPGLEFEEVLFDGIKKCANKCDFCYVHQMPRGFRKSLYIMDDDYRLSFLYGSFVTLTNLTEGDINRILDENLSPLYVSVHTANQDLRQDMMKWWKLKVKDPQAVQIRGMIERLESIDLYTQIVLVPGRNDREHLDDTVEYLSSRPNVISAAVVPIGLTGHRTNLPDVRTFTREEAQDSLKRLNVWRRKFLAERGTRFVFPSDELYLLAGESLPTEEEYEGFPMLENGVGMIRDFLTEGLPELPASLPQPRKVILTTGLLFAESLDRAVEPLRAIEGLTLEVRAVENKTFGKVTTVAGLLTGRCFRHAVKPGEADLLIVPPTTLRYGTELMLDDTSLTELRNEFRMDVRAGGATLGELGRVILQGVDTSGHQWGMSAHAVKEQRGQA, encoded by the coding sequence ATGACGGCAGCCGAAGCTCTACACGACCAGATCTATCCTGCGCCTATCAAGGCTGTGGAAGCCGGCAGCCCGGCAGAACGGGCCGGCGTTCGCCCGGGGGACGTGCTGCTGCGCGTCAACGGTCAGGCTGTGACGGACGTGCTGGCCTACCGTCACCTGCTCACCCAGGGGCAGGCCACCCTGGAGATCGCCCGGCCCCACGAGGCTCCCCGGATCATGACCGGCGTTCCCGGCACCGCGCAGGACCATCACCGCCTGCTGCTCAGTGCGCCGCCCAGTCTGGACGACACCTTCACCTTCACGGTGGAGTGGGAAGACCCCGGCCTGGAGTTCGAGGAAGTGCTGTTTGACGGCATCAAGAAGTGCGCCAACAAGTGCGATTTCTGCTACGTGCACCAGATGCCGCGCGGCTTTCGCAAGAGCCTGTACATCATGGACGACGACTACCGCTTGTCCTTCCTGTACGGCTCGTTTGTCACCCTGACCAACCTGACCGAGGGCGACATCAACCGGATTCTGGACGAGAACCTCTCGCCGCTGTACGTTTCGGTCCACACGGCCAACCAGGACCTGCGTCAGGACATGATGAAGTGGTGGAAGCTGAAGGTCAAAGACCCGCAGGCCGTACAGATCCGCGGCATGATCGAGCGCCTGGAAAGCATTGATCTGTACACCCAGATCGTGCTGGTTCCGGGGCGCAACGACCGCGAGCATCTGGATGACACGGTCGAGTACCTGTCGAGCCGGCCCAACGTCATCTCGGCAGCGGTGGTGCCGATCGGCCTGACCGGGCACCGCACCAACCTGCCGGACGTGCGTACCTTTACCCGTGAGGAAGCGCAGGACAGCCTGAAACGCCTCAACGTATGGCGCAGGAAATTCCTGGCCGAACGTGGCACCCGCTTCGTGTTCCCGAGTGACGAGCTGTACCTGCTGGCTGGGGAAAGTCTGCCCACCGAGGAGGAGTACGAGGGCTTTCCCATGCTGGAAAACGGCGTGGGCATGATCCGCGACTTCCTGACCGAGGGCCTGCCGGAACTGCCTGCTTCGCTGCCCCAGCCGCGTAAGGTGATCCTGACCACGGGGCTGCTGTTTGCCGAGTCGCTGGACCGCGCCGTGGAGCCCCTGCGCGCCATCGAGGGCCTGACGCTGGAGGTCCGCGCCGTGGAGAACAAGACCTTCGGCAAGGTCACGACCGTGGCCGGACTGCTGACGGGCCGCTGCTTCCGCCACGCGGTCAAACCCGGAGAGGCGGACCTGCTGATCGTGCCGCCGACCACCCTGCGCTACGGCACCGAGCTGATGCTTGACGACACCAGCCTGACCGAGCTGCGCAATGAGTTCCGTATGGACGTGCGCGCCGGCGGAGCCACCCTGGGCGAACTGGGCCGCGTGATCCTGCAAGGGGTAGACACCAGCGGGCACCAGTGGGGCATGAGTGCTCACGCTGTCAAGGAGCAGCGCGGACAGGCCTGA
- the ribH gene encoding 6,7-dimethyl-8-ribityllumazine synthase yields the protein MNRIEAHLLATDLKFAIISTRWNHLIVDRLVEGAELAFVQHGGRSENLDHYLSPGAYEVPLIARKLAESGRYDAIVCLGAVIKGDTDHYDFVAGGAANGILNTSLHTGVPVAFGVLTTDTVEQALNRAGIKAGNKGAEATLAMIETVNLLRQIPQS from the coding sequence ATGAACCGTATCGAAGCCCATCTGCTGGCCACTGACCTGAAATTCGCCATTATTTCCACCCGCTGGAATCACCTGATTGTAGACCGGCTGGTCGAAGGCGCCGAGCTTGCCTTTGTGCAGCATGGTGGCCGCAGCGAGAACCTGGACCACTACCTGTCCCCTGGCGCCTACGAGGTGCCGCTGATCGCCCGCAAACTGGCCGAGTCAGGCCGCTATGACGCCATCGTCTGCCTGGGGGCCGTGATTAAGGGCGATACTGACCACTACGATTTCGTGGCGGGCGGCGCAGCCAACGGCATCCTGAATACCTCACTGCACACCGGGGTGCCGGTCGCCTTTGGCGTGCTGACCACCGACACGGTCGAGCAGGCCCTGAACCGCGCGGGGATCAAGGCCGGCAACAAAGGCGCCGAGGCGACCCTGGCGATGATCGAGACCGTTAACCTGCTGCGCCAGATTCCGCAGTCCTGA
- a CDS encoding bifunctional 3,4-dihydroxy-2-butanone-4-phosphate synthase/GTP cyclohydrolase II encodes MTLASIPELLAELRAGRPVVVVDDESRENEGDLLMPAEAATPEWVNFMAREGRGLICVTLPPERAAALNLAPMVGAGSFGQGSDPNGTAFTVSVDHVSNSTGISAYDRAATIAALVNPEARPEEFRRPGHIFPLVARPGGVLRRAGHTEAGCDLARLAGYAPAGVICEIMSDSGEMSRLPELLEFAEKHNLKVGSIEALIAYRMEHDPFMRLVAEADLPTEYGQFRIVGFEDSLSGAEHVALVMGEVTPEPLLVRVHSECLTGDGFHSLRCDCGPQRDAAMQAIAEEGRGVLVYLRQEGRGIGLLNKIRAYHLQDGGADTVDANLQLGFPADARDFGIGAQMLHLLGARRLRVLTNNPRKLHSLGGFGLEVIERVPLHAGRNVHNDAYLNTKAARLGHIGTDGSGD; translated from the coding sequence ATGACCCTGGCTTCCATTCCTGAACTGCTGGCCGAGCTGCGCGCCGGCCGCCCCGTGGTTGTGGTGGACGACGAGAGCCGCGAGAACGAGGGGGACCTGCTGATGCCCGCCGAAGCGGCCACACCCGAATGGGTCAACTTCATGGCGCGCGAGGGTCGCGGGCTGATCTGCGTGACCCTGCCGCCCGAGCGGGCCGCGGCGCTGAATCTGGCACCCATGGTCGGTGCTGGCAGCTTCGGCCAGGGCAGTGACCCCAACGGCACGGCCTTCACGGTCAGCGTGGATCACGTGAGCAACTCCACCGGCATCAGTGCCTACGACCGCGCCGCGACCATTGCCGCGCTGGTCAACCCGGAGGCCCGCCCTGAGGAGTTCCGCCGCCCCGGGCACATCTTTCCGCTGGTGGCACGTCCGGGTGGGGTGCTGCGCCGGGCCGGGCACACCGAGGCCGGCTGTGACCTGGCGCGGCTGGCGGGTTACGCCCCGGCCGGGGTGATCTGCGAGATCATGAGCGACTCCGGAGAGATGAGCCGCCTGCCGGAACTGCTGGAATTTGCCGAGAAACACAACCTGAAGGTGGGCAGCATCGAGGCGCTGATCGCCTACCGCATGGAGCACGATCCCTTTATGCGGCTGGTGGCCGAGGCGGATCTGCCTACCGAGTATGGCCAGTTCCGCATCGTCGGTTTCGAGGACTCCCTGAGCGGCGCTGAGCACGTCGCCCTGGTGATGGGCGAGGTCACGCCCGAGCCCCTGCTGGTGCGGGTGCATAGCGAGTGCCTGACTGGGGACGGCTTTCACTCGCTGCGCTGCGACTGCGGCCCGCAGCGTGACGCGGCGATGCAGGCCATTGCCGAAGAGGGCCGCGGCGTGCTGGTCTATCTGCGCCAGGAAGGCCGCGGCATTGGCCTGCTCAACAAGATCCGCGCCTACCACCTGCAGGACGGCGGAGCCGATACCGTAGACGCCAACCTGCAGCTGGGGTTTCCCGCCGATGCCCGTGATTTCGGGATTGGCGCGCAGATGCTGCACCTGCTGGGCGCGCGGCGCCTGCGTGTGTTGACCAACAACCCGCGCAAACTGCACTCCCTGGGAGGCTTCGGGCTGGAAGTCATCGAGCGCGTGCCGCTGCACGCAGGCCGCAATGTCCACAACGACGCCTACCTCAACACCAAGGCGGCCCGCCTCGGGCACATCGGCACCGACGGCAGCGGCGACTGA
- a CDS encoding riboflavin synthase, which yields MFTGIIEQVGRVTRATEQEGNLTVTVAPAQMWNDVALGESIAVNGTCLTVTQWDETGFTVDLSHETLAKTAPHWQPGDVVNLERAMTAGARFGGHVVSGHVDGVGEILQIDAQPGAYTMTVRAPADLARFLVPKGSVTVDGVSLTVVDVGGPAGSRADLRADEFTLWLVPHTLEVTSLHTWKVGTKVNLEADQMAKYLERLLRMRDWTPDAQGTAEVGA from the coding sequence ATGTTTACCGGAATTATCGAGCAGGTGGGCCGCGTGACGCGCGCCACCGAACAGGAAGGCAATCTGACCGTCACCGTGGCCCCCGCGCAGATGTGGAACGACGTGGCGCTGGGTGAGAGCATCGCCGTGAACGGCACCTGCCTGACCGTCACCCAGTGGGACGAGACCGGCTTCACGGTGGACCTGAGTCACGAAACCCTCGCCAAAACGGCGCCGCACTGGCAGCCGGGTGACGTGGTGAACCTGGAGCGCGCCATGACCGCCGGAGCGCGCTTTGGCGGTCACGTGGTCAGCGGCCACGTGGACGGCGTGGGAGAGATTCTGCAGATAGACGCCCAGCCCGGCGCCTACACCATGACGGTGCGGGCCCCGGCAGACCTGGCGCGTTTCCTGGTGCCCAAGGGCAGCGTGACGGTGGACGGCGTGAGTCTGACGGTGGTGGATGTGGGTGGTCCAGCTGGCAGCCGCGCCGACCTGCGCGCTGACGAGTTCACCCTGTGGCTGGTGCCGCACACGCTGGAAGTGACTTCTCTACACACCTGGAAGGTGGGCACGAAGGTGAACCTGGAGGCTGATCAGATGGCCAAGTATCTGGAGCGGCTGCTGCGCATGCGCGACTGGACTCCGGACGCGCAGGGAACGGCGGAGGTGGGCGCATGA
- the ribD gene encoding bifunctional diaminohydroxyphosphoribosylaminopyrimidine deaminase/5-amino-6-(5-phosphoribosylamino)uracil reductase RibD, with translation MYTEHPPDTEYMRLALNEAARGMGRTSPNPPVGCVIVRDGQVVGRGFHPRAGEPHAEVFALREAGEYARGATAYVTLEPCSHFGRTPPCADALVAAGVSQVVIAALDPNPRVGGQGASRLREAGIEVIVGVAEEEALRQQAGFRSLVMRARPWVIYKYAMTLDGKVAALDASGRGEANGLVTGLASRARVMAWRNEVDGIAVGSGTVITDDPLLTTRGVEGGRDPRPVVFDGQGRTSASARVIRPGAVVVTAPGMDMSRHEAAGAQVIYATQPSEALAELGRLNFSTLFVEGGPTLAGSLLDAGLVDEVRAFVAPKLLGAGLNPLTAPVRPMHEAQVLRDVTFESLGPDLLIRGLLNDIPRLNVQGAN, from the coding sequence ATGTATACAGAGCATCCGCCTGACACGGAATACATGAGATTGGCCCTGAACGAGGCCGCGCGGGGTATGGGCCGCACCTCACCCAACCCGCCGGTGGGGTGTGTGATCGTGCGCGACGGCCAGGTGGTGGGCCGGGGCTTTCATCCCAGAGCCGGCGAGCCGCACGCAGAGGTCTTTGCGCTGCGGGAAGCAGGCGAATATGCACGCGGCGCCACCGCCTATGTGACCCTGGAACCGTGCAGCCATTTTGGCCGGACGCCGCCCTGTGCAGACGCGCTGGTCGCCGCCGGTGTGTCTCAGGTTGTCATTGCCGCCCTGGACCCGAATCCCCGCGTAGGGGGTCAAGGGGCTTCGCGCCTGCGCGAGGCTGGAATTGAAGTGATCGTGGGCGTCGCCGAGGAAGAGGCGCTGCGCCAGCAGGCCGGCTTCCGCAGCCTGGTGATGCGCGCGCGTCCCTGGGTGATCTACAAATACGCCATGACCCTGGACGGCAAGGTGGCGGCTCTGGACGCCAGCGGCCGGGGCGAAGCCAACGGTCTGGTCACTGGACTGGCCTCGCGCGCGCGGGTGATGGCGTGGCGTAACGAGGTGGACGGGATCGCCGTGGGCAGCGGAACGGTCATCACCGACGATCCGCTGCTGACCACCCGTGGCGTGGAGGGTGGCCGTGACCCGCGCCCGGTGGTTTTTGACGGTCAGGGCCGCACGTCAGCCAGCGCGCGAGTGATCCGTCCTGGCGCTGTGGTCGTCACGGCGCCTGGGATGGACATGAGCAGGCATGAGGCGGCCGGCGCCCAGGTGATCTATGCCACGCAGCCCAGCGAGGCCCTGGCCGAACTGGGCCGGCTGAATTTCTCGACGCTGTTCGTCGAGGGCGGCCCGACCCTGGCCGGCAGTCTGCTGGACGCCGGGCTGGTGGACGAGGTACGCGCCTTTGTGGCTCCCAAGCTGCTGGGCGCTGGCCTGAATCCGCTGACCGCGCCGGTGCGCCCTATGCATGAGGCGCAGGTCCTGCGTGACGTGACCTTCGAATCCCTGGGCCCGGATCTGCTGATCCGCGGCCTGCTGAACGACATTCCCCGATTGAACGTGCAAGGAGCCAACTGA